The Cryptococcus gattii WM276 chromosome D, complete sequence region GACTCCAGATTTTGTGGCAAGGAAAGGATCAGAAGGAGCCGAGGGGAATGACGTGAGGATAGAGGAGATGACTTCGTTGAAGACATCTGCTTCGGGCGGAGTCACGCCGCTGGAGCGAGCCATTCGACTACGGGCGCCTCTCATGGGCCGAGCGATGACATTAGAAGATGAGAGGTCTAGGAAAGAGGATATAGGTTGGGGTGAATTCTTGTTGGTAGACTGTTTTGGCCATCTGGTGGGAACTATTAGACGCTGTGGACGGAATAAGAGTTGAAGAATGGGACCTACTCTTGATGTAATTGAGACCATAGGTCATTAAACTGAGTGTGCTGTAATGAATCTGTTTGAGACTTTTCCCTAAAGCGTTAAAGATTAATTTATTTCCAATATTAATTCAAGGCCAAGACATACGGTGTTGTTTTTGGTGCGCTGGTGAAATGTGACTCCTCGTCCGTAGGGCGGAATATGGGGGTCGAGGTGGAAAGGGGCCTGAAGCGTGCCAGGGGGATACGGCGTGAGGTTGAAAGGATATTTCTGAGCTCTGGGCGAGACGAGGGCATGTTGTTTGGCTGAAGGAAACGAAAACGGGACGAGAAAGATGATCAAGTATAATTCAAGTATAGGCAAAGCAGTAAGTCACAATAATGCATTCTTGAAATCTCATCCGGAcatccatccatctccgTCCACCGCAACGTTATCATATCTTGCATCTTTCGTTCAACGAAAACATTGATATTATGCGCAGCAAAATAACTCTTCATCTTTGTAACATGCAATGCACACAACTTGTCCTCAGATCCTACGTCCTTGATCTCTCTCACTCGCATACTAGAAAACCTCGTCCACTTTGCTTCGGTGGATACAGAACCCCTGCAACTCGTATTAGTTGCCATGCCACTTCTTTATATTCATCATCACATCACACGACTCACAGGTGTCACCCACTCCTTGCACCCACACTGCACGCCGGCCCAATCAAAATTACCAATCTTGACACCACACTTTTCATTAGGGCAGACCAACTTTCCCGCAACCTGTCCCTTTGAGAGAACGGGCTCCATCCACGTCAGCTgaaaaataaataaataaaaatTCTTTGTCAGATAACCCAACTCTACACTATTACAGCCGCATTAAGAAAGGAGACGTACAGGTTCGACAAAGTAACCTGAGCATTTAGGGTTGACAAGTATAGGTGGGGGACCATACATTCCTTCCCCTCCACTCGCCCTTTTCTCGTACAATTTCGtctcctccttttcatccttGGGCGTCATTGCAAGTAAACTCATTCGTCGTGCTGCACCACCCGCCCCGCCATTTGCATTGGTAGAAGATGAAGATTCGTCCTTGCGTTCCTTTTCAATTACTGAGGAAGGCATGTTCGTCATCGGTAAGGAGATTGGAGGGTTAGAAGCGCTAGCATTCGCAGCATTTGCGGCATTGGCGGCACCACCCATACCCGCCATTCGAAGGGCTAAAAGCTGCGGCGGCAACCTCGCATTAAGCTGGTCTGCAGACTGTAAAGTCCGCTGGGTGGGGGGAGCTGGGCCTGGGATAGATGTCGTGCTATGAGCAGTAGGTAAAAGCACAGGGGGCGGTACAGTGCTAGCTGGCTCGGAATGATTACGAGGAGGTCCTCGTCGCGACGTCGGATGCGTAGTGCTATTgttattgttgttgttgttgttgttgttgttcTTCGCAGTGTCCCGCTGGTAGAGCGTCTGGGTTGTAGGGCTGAGAGCACTGTTGGACCCAGCGCCTGCACTGGATCGTCTTGACAATGCACCTGGCAAACCGGTCAAGGGGTTGATCACATCACTGACCTGACTGCCTCTTCGTTCCCTCTCTGTCAAAAGACCGCCACCTTCTTCGATGACATCGGTAAACCTCATTCCAGCATTACTGCTAAAGCTAGCTCTTTGGCTTGATATGGATGCGCCTGAAGGCGTACGGGGTCGGGAGGCAGGGACAGAGGGCGCCTGGTCAAGAATGTGGTCCATCATATGTTCCCGCACAGCCAGATGACGTCGGCACATTTTACACCGGATTTTACGACGAGCATGGCCCTTGGGAGTGGGTGGGTTAGAGGGGGAAGGAGACGCAGGATACTTGGCCATCTTTTCTACAGAGGGTGCTGTTCCATCACCATCTAAAACGCAGAAAAGTTGTCAGATTTGTTGTCAGATTTGACCATGATAAGAAAACATCAAGACAAGACTCACTGATAAACTGTGTCGTCGTTCGCTCCATATAGTACTGCCTAGTTGATCGGTCCTTTAGCGATACTTTACCATCCGTATTGTAGAACAATCCCAGCTGGTACCAAAACGTCGCAGACGGCTCTATTACCGGTCTCTTCTCCCTGATCATTGCTACTGCCTCCATTGGATCGAGATCAAATTCGGTCATCAGGTATGCCGCTATGATAGAGGCTGATCGGGACATGCCAGCTTGGCAATGAACCAGTACACCGCCCGGCTTGCCCGGCTGGGCTACGGTATCAATGTCTGACGACCTTTTCACCGATTCGTCCCCGTCGCCGTTGCCGCCCTTCGTCCGCGATGACTGACGTAAATCTAAAATCTCCTTGATCCACGCCACACAGCTAGGCAAATGGGAGAGCAAATCGGTATCCGCAGAATCGTCAATTTCTAATGGGTAGACTGCGTACTTGTCTGGGAATTTCAGAGATGGTCTGAGGGCAGACAGTATATTTTTCTGGAGGCCGAAGCCTTTATCGTTAGCCTGATATATTTACACGATTTTCACGAGCGACTTGTCTTTTGGCAAGCCacatatatatatatactCACGATACCATGCTGTTCAAGTTGGTCGTCATCATTGGCAGCGACCAAATCCCCCACCCAAAGACCATCCACGACTTCCTGCATATGACCCATTgcctctttttcttcttcttcctcttcctcttcttcgtcgcTCACAAGGACTTGGTCTTCGACGTGTTCTGTCTGGGCATGGAGGTTGGACGTCGACTGGAGATATTCAGCCTCTTCTGGGTCATCTGCCCATCGGGCATACGGCTGAGCGGCGGCGGAACTACTGCTCGCGGCGGCTCGTTCTTTCAAAGCGCGTAGTTTTTCTGCCTGGGCAGATTGGGCGAGACGTTTTGCGGCAAGCCGGATATTGCCAGTGGAGGTGACTTCGCGGGAGAGGTCTTGGATAGCGAGGTCGTCTGATTTTGCAGCGTCTGAAGGTGGCATGATGGGGAACGCGTCGTCGTCGTGGGACATGGTGGCAAGCCGAGACTGTATATGTACAAAAGGTAATTTGTATAGCGGGGGTATATGTTTTAAGGGCCCAGTTAAAAGTACGCTATGATGGAATCAAACTTTTAAAACGCTCGCCCCGCGTCGCGGTTATTTTACTTGTGTCCAAACGGGACAACTCTTTAAATTGGACACAGTAAACGCCTTTTTGATGTTCAAGCATGTACTCAGTCACACCGGCCATGCGCCACCCATTTCCGTCTCTTCGGGCCTCCTTGGCCACTGCACATCTCACATATGCTGTACCTCTGCCGTCTCGACACGGTTCAAACCTCCGTCAACCCGTATGCCCACGCATCCGCCAAGCAGCGCAGCATATATCACAGTCCAACAAGGTATAGTATCACGTCGCGTCCCAATTTTACACGTCCCATTTTACACTGTTCAGTCGCACACATATGCAGCCCATCACGTCACGTCCAACGACTCTCTTCTCGGAAATTGCTAGGATATGCCATTCATTCATTCTCGTCCTCATTTTTTAAATCGACTCTAAAACAATTTACACGCCCTCTGCATAATTGACCAATCAGCATAGTGCTTATTAGAGAGGACAGGTTGTAAAACTCACGGGTAAGAGCGGCATTGAATCGGTTGACCttggaagaagcagaaaGGTCGACTGAAACTGAATCAGTCCGGATCCCCACAACACATGTCTCTGTTTAACACTCTGTTAGCACTCACTAGTCTTGTCTCCAAAATCGACGAGGAGACCACCAAGAACGCTAGCGTTGACCTGAGACTTGGGTGAGCACACGCATGCCCCCACAAACAAAGCCAACTTACCCTGTTGGCGACCTTCAAAGTCTTGCCCTGCGCAATCTCGGTGCTCTTCAAAGCCTTTTCCAACCTGTTCAAAGACTTGGAGTCGAGGGGCTCGGCACTGGTGACAACGACCTCGAGCTCACCCCTGTAGGCAGCCATGAGGGAGTTGAAGTCGGCAAAGACCTTGGGTGCGGACGAGAGACGGCCGTTCTCGGAGAGGACGGAGAGGAGGTTGGAGAGGATGGGAGAGGCGCCGGAGGGGACGACGGAGGAGAGGGCGGCGGATCGCTCGGAAGCAGAAAGGGTGGGGTTTTCTGTACAGGTTGTGAGCggggaaggaagagtggCAACGTACGGATGAAGGCGGCAAGCTTAGCGTCGTCCCTGATCTTCTTGTCAAAGGCCTCGACGTCCTTTGCGAGTGCCTCAAGGTCCTTGGGGGACTTTTTCAAGGCGGCGAGGTAGGTGGAGGTGGCATAGGTGCCGGTCAGGGAGTTGAGCTGGAGGGGGGCCTGCGAGAGAGTGAGCATGCGCTGTGCGGTGAGTGGAATGGCCCACCTTGACGGCGGCGGCGGCCGTGGCGTATCCCCTGGCGACGAGCTGGCGGGCGATGGCGGGCATGGTTTTGGCAGGGGGATGGTGCCGTGGATGTATGCAGAGATGCCCAGATACACCTCCGTCCCCTGCGCTGCCCGCTGCTCCTATCCCCGCGGTGTTATTCCCGTGGCGCGTAATTAACACACCTCCACGCCCCTTAAATACTCCCTTTATTTCGGCCGTCGCCTCCATTTCCGACACTCTCCTCTGCCTTACTCACCCACACCCACCATGGCAGCCTCCCTCCCCatcttccacctcctcccGGACCACCATTCGTCGTACCCTCCCTCCCCCACCTTTTCAGATCCGGCGTTCTCCGCACAGTACGACTCGTCGTTCCCCGCCAACATCGACCTCTCCAAGTCCAACCACCACCGTGAGCCACGTCTTCCCGCTGCAGCACGCCGTAATCGACCATTGCTAACCACTTCTTCTTAGCCCTCAACAGCTATTCCTTCCCCACGCCCGCGGGCACATCAGCGCCGCCGCAGTACGCGAGCCGCCACATCCCTTCTTACCCCAACCTCGTCCCGCCCAACTTTTCTCGCGGCTCGTACTCTGCTGTGCAAGGCGGCCAGGATCCCACGGCATTCCTTGATCTCGACCTCTCGCAGCCCGGTCCATCCACGTACCACCAACAGCAAACGCAGTCACATACACAGACGCAGCCGGGGACACAGTCCACGGCACATCACTACCAGCAACCCGACCACGACTATGTCCACAGTGATGCAGAGGACGACGAATCTCTTGTTCAagtgaaagaagagacgCAGGATGAACAGCAGGAAGGAGACGCGCAAGGCGTGGATGATATGGACAATGAGGAGCCACTGTACGTCAACGCCAAGCAGTACCACCGGATCCTCAAGCGGAGAATGGCGAGGGCTAGGTTGGAAGAACTGAACAGGCTCGTGAGATCCCGCAAGGTGTGTATCGGCATGTGCTTAACCCCGGCGACGCTGACACCTTGAAAGCCCTATTTACACGAATCGCGTCACCGTCATGCATGTTCTCGACCACGGGGTAAGGGTGGACGTTTCCTCACCGCCGAGGAGATTGAGACACTCAAGCGACAAGAAGCTGAAAAGGAGTCAAAGGGCGAGGAAGTAGCCCAAGCCTCTGtgtaaaaaaaaaaatgcTCGAAAAAAAAGGCTAGACATTGTTATCCCATCTTCTCTTATAGATTTGTGTTTACATCTCTTCTTGTGTCTATAGTAGTATATCCGGGAGTGTGGTAA contains the following coding sequences:
- a CDS encoding uncharacterized protein (Similar to TIGR gene model, INSD accession AAW42870.1), giving the protein MSHDDDAFPIMPPSDAAKSDDLAIQDLSREVTSTGNIRLAAKRLAQSAQAEKLRALKERAAASSSSAAAQPYARWADDPEEAEYLQSTSNLHAQTEHVEDQVLVSDEEEEEEEEEKEAMGHMQEVVDGLWVGDLVAANDDDQLEQHGIKNILSALRPSLKFPDKYAVYPLEIDDSADTDLLSHLPSCVAWIKEILDLRQSSRTKGGNGDGDESVKRSSDIDTVAQPGKPGGVLVHCQAGMSRSASIIAAYLMTEFDLDPMEAVAMIREKRPVIEPSATFWYQLGLFYNTDGKVSLKDRSTRQYYMERTTTQFINGDGTAPSVEKMAKYPASPSPSNPPTPKGHARRKIRCKMCRRHLAVREHMMDHILDQAPSVPASRPRTPSGASISSQRASFSSNAGMRFTDVIEEGGGLLTERERRGSQVSDVINPLTGLPGALSRRSSAGAGSNSALSPTTQTLYQRDTAKNNNNNNNNNNNSTTHPTSRRGPPRNHSEPASTVPPPVLLPTAHSTTSIPGPAPPTQRTLQSADQLNARLPPQLLALRMAGMGGAANAANAANASASNPPISLPMTNMPSSVIEKERKDESSSSTNANGGAGGAARRMSLLAMTPKDEKEETKLYEKRASGGEGMYGPPPILVNPKCSGYFVEPLTWMEPVLSKGQVAGKLVCPNEKCGVKIGNFDWAGVQCGCKEWVTPGFCIHRSKVDEVF
- a CDS encoding F1F0 ATP synthase subunit 5 (Similar to TIGR gene model, INSD accession AAW43205.1), which gives rise to MPAIARQLVARGYATAAAAVKAPLQLNSLTGTYATSTYLAALKKSPKDLEALAKDVEAFDKKIRDDAKLAAFIQNPTLSASERSAALSSVVPSGASPILSNLLSVLSENGRLSSAPKVFADFNSLMAAYRGELEVVVTSAEPLDSKSLNRLEKALKSTEIAQGKTLKVANRVNASVLGGLLVDFGDKTIDLSASSKVNRFNAALTQGV
- a CDS encoding transcription activator HAP2 (Similar to TIGR gene model, INSD accession AAW42869.1; CND03290), which codes for MAASLPIFHLLPDHHSSYPPSPTFSDPAFSAQYDSSFPANIDLSKSNHHPLNSYSFPTPAGTSAPPQYASRHIPSYPNLVPPNFSRGSYSAVQGGQDPTAFLDLDLSQPGPSTYHQQQTQSHTQTQPGTQSTAHHYQQPDHDYVHSDAEDDESLVQVKEETQDEQQEGDAQGVDDMDNEEPLYVNAKQYHRILKRRMARARLEELNRLVRSRKPYLHESRHRHACSRPRGKGGRFLTAEEIETLKRQEAEKESKGEEVAQASV